One Leptolyngbya sp. CCY15150 genomic window, TCTCTGGCGAAGTGCATCAACCGGAAGCCATGGGCCTTTCGCCTCACCTGCAGGAAAAAGGCTATGCCTTGCTCTGTGTCAGCTATCCCTGTTCGGATGTGGAAGTGGAAACCCAGGATGAAGATGAAGTATATGAGCTTCAATTTGGGCGCTATTTTGGCAAGGGTAAAGTGCGCCGGGGGTTGCCCCTTGATGAAGACTAGAAAGCAACTCTTGATGAAGACTAGAAAGCAACTAAGGATGCGGTGGCTAGCGTTGGTGCTGGTGGTGCTGAGCTGGACTGGGGTTGCCTGTGCGGCAGAGCCAGCGACCCATCCGGCCCAAGTGGTGCGGGTGGTGAGCGGGCAAACCCTAGAAGTGCTGCTCCCCAACGGCCCGGCGGAACCCCAAACGGTTCGACTGTTGGGTCTGGATGCACCGGATCTGCGGCAGGAGCCATGGGGAGAGGCAGCCCAGGCCTATCTGGCAGAACAGCTGGAGGGACAGACCGTGGGTCTAGAGCCGGATGTAGAACCAGTGGATAGCTATGGGCGTCAGTTGGCCTACGTTTGGCAGGATGGGCAGTTGGTGAATGAGCGCATGATTGCTCAAGGCTGGGGGTTGGCGATCGCCCGTGCTCCCAACCTGCGCTATGACGATCGCTTTCAGCAGGCCCAGATGGTGGCCCGGGCCCTAGGTCGCGGCATTTGGAATCCTGATCAGCCCCTGCGCCAAACCCCAACCGAATTTCGCCAGTCCCTGCCCGATGCATCGTGAGCAGCGATTGACGACAGGACAGAAGCGGTGTAGTGTCCAGGGTTAGCTGTAATCCTGACCCCAATCGCCATGACTCTACTCGACTGGCTTGTTGTATTGGTATATCTCCTGCTGACCCTATGGCTAGGGTTATACCTATCGGGGAAGGCCTCGGGCAGTTTGGTAGATTTCTTTGTGTCGGGGCGATCGCTGCCCTGGTGGCTGGCGGGCACCAGTATGGCCGCCACAACCTTTTCCATTGATACACCCCTCTACATTGCCGGAGTGGTGGGCACGCGGGGCATTGCCGGCAACTGGGAATGGTGGAGCTTTGGCATGACCCATGTGGTGATGATCTACGTCTTTGCCCGCATGTGGCGGCGATCGGAAATTGTCACCGATGCAGAACTCACCGAACTGCGCTACGGCGGTTCCATGGCGGCGGTGTTGCGGGGCATCAAGGCGTTCCTCTTTGCCGTACCGATCAACTGCATTGGCATTGGCTACGCCATGCTGGCCATGGTGAAGGTGGTGGATGCGCTAGAACTCTGGCAGAGCTTGGGATTTACGCCGGGGGATAACCTGAAGCTCTGGAGTGTGGTGGGTGTCAGTATCTTTGTGCTGCTCTACGCTGGGGTGTCGGGTCTCTGGGGCGTGGTAGTCACGGACTTTTTCCAGTTTTTTCTAGCGTTGTTTGGGGCCATTGTGGTGGCGATCGCTGCCGTGAATCATGTGGGCGGGATGCGCGAACTGGTACAGCAGGTGCAGCAGCATTCAGCCCAGGACGTGTTGACCCTGGTGCCGGTGCGCATAGGCGGTGAGGGGGGCTGGCTGGCCTGGAGTGAGATGGCGGGCATCAGCGTCAGTACATTTTTGGCCTATATTTTTCTGCAATGGTGGGCTTTTCGGCGCAGTGATGGCGGCGGTGAGTTTATTCAGCGGCTGGCAGCGGCTAAGACGGAGGCGGAGGCAGAAAAAGCCGCTTGGTTTTTCAATATCCTGCACTACGTGGTGCGCACCTGGCCTTGGGTGGTGGTGGCGCTGGTGGCGCTGGTGGTCTATCCCGACTTGGGCGATCGCGAACTGGGCTACCCCAAACTGATGCTCGATTTTTTGCCGCCGGTGCTTCTGGGGCTGGTGGTGGCGTCTTTGATTGCTGCCTTTATGAGTACGGTGTCTACCCTAATTAACTGGGGTGCGTCCTATTTGACCAATGATCTCTACGCCCGCTTCATGCGCCCCACGGCCACCCAGGCGGAGCTGGTGCTGGCAGGGCGGCTGGCGTCGGTCATCGTGACAGTTTTTGGGGCGATTGCGGCCTTCTACTCCAGCGACGTGGCGGCGGTATTTCGCTTGGTGATTGCCATTGGCACTGGGCCAGGGCTGGTGTTGATTTTGCGCTGGTTTTGGTGGCGCATCAATGCGGCAACGGAGCTGGCAGCCATGGTGGGCGGCTTTGTGATTGGCATCCTCAGCAGCCTGCCCAATGTGGATGAGATGGCGGATAACGGACTGTTTCAAATACCCGGCATTGGCCCAGGGCTGCGCACTGGACTGTCGGTGATGCAAACCCAGATTTTTGCCGATTTTGGCCTACGGCTGCTGTTCATTGCCAGCGTTACGACGGTGATTTGGGGCGTGACGCTGCTGCTGACTCCTCCCGAATCCGACGCTACTCTAGATGACTTCTACCGACGGGTGCGGCCGGGGGGCCCAGGCTGGGCCCGGCAGCGATCGCGCACAGGACTCCTGCCCGCCCAAAATCTTCAGCAAGATCTGCAGCGGGTGCTAGCGGCCATCCTGCTCCTCTTTGGATCCATGTTCACCGTCGGTGGCTTCCTGCTGCTGCAGTCCACTACAGGCTTCATCTCTTTAGCGATCGCGGTGCTGGGCTGGATGTGGCTGCGACGGTGCGATCGCGCCCATGGTCTACGCATTCCCCGACCGGGCACCGAAGATCCCCATGCCTAGAACAACCACCCCGGCTCCATAATGTTGCAAAATGTAAATAACCGATCTTCTGTTGAGATTGACCTCTTGAGATTGACCTGTTGAGATTAAGAAACCCCAATGGCTATTTTCCGGCAATACATCGCACCGTTTTTGATCGTTTTAGTCTTCTTAGTGGCCCTGCTGGCCGTGAGTTC contains:
- a CDS encoding 2Fe-2S iron-sulfur cluster-binding protein, translated to MTDSYQIRIHNRKTGTSHCVRVPSDRYILHSAENQGVELPFSCRNGACTACAGRLLSGEVHQPEAMGLSPHLQEKGYALLCVSYPCSDVEVETQDEDEVYELQFGRYFGKGKVRRGLPLDED
- a CDS encoding thermonuclease family protein is translated as MRWLALVLVVLSWTGVACAAEPATHPAQVVRVVSGQTLEVLLPNGPAEPQTVRLLGLDAPDLRQEPWGEAAQAYLAEQLEGQTVGLEPDVEPVDSYGRQLAYVWQDGQLVNERMIAQGWGLAIARAPNLRYDDRFQQAQMVARALGRGIWNPDQPLRQTPTEFRQSLPDAS
- a CDS encoding sodium:solute symporter family protein: MTLLDWLVVLVYLLLTLWLGLYLSGKASGSLVDFFVSGRSLPWWLAGTSMAATTFSIDTPLYIAGVVGTRGIAGNWEWWSFGMTHVVMIYVFARMWRRSEIVTDAELTELRYGGSMAAVLRGIKAFLFAVPINCIGIGYAMLAMVKVVDALELWQSLGFTPGDNLKLWSVVGVSIFVLLYAGVSGLWGVVVTDFFQFFLALFGAIVVAIAAVNHVGGMRELVQQVQQHSAQDVLTLVPVRIGGEGGWLAWSEMAGISVSTFLAYIFLQWWAFRRSDGGGEFIQRLAAAKTEAEAEKAAWFFNILHYVVRTWPWVVVALVALVVYPDLGDRELGYPKLMLDFLPPVLLGLVVASLIAAFMSTVSTLINWGASYLTNDLYARFMRPTATQAELVLAGRLASVIVTVFGAIAAFYSSDVAAVFRLVIAIGTGPGLVLILRWFWWRINAATELAAMVGGFVIGILSSLPNVDEMADNGLFQIPGIGPGLRTGLSVMQTQIFADFGLRLLFIASVTTVIWGVTLLLTPPESDATLDDFYRRVRPGGPGWARQRSRTGLLPAQNLQQDLQRVLAAILLLFGSMFTVGGFLLLQSTTGFISLAIAVLGWMWLRRCDRAHGLRIPRPGTEDPHA